A single Coraliomargarita sinensis DNA region contains:
- a CDS encoding Ig-like domain-containing protein — translation MKNKLRLRALTPCKLGLILALASQSTLSAEVVFSESFESPVVDGFDDKTVPGNGNWVGATDGHGSTNRGLYNESVEWPNTPPFTTPYGDQAYYLNYTNSALTTAQGAISEVLTADTSYTVTFNAAVVEGDTSGNYTYRLELVAFDAEHDDTEREKVNSGNGVGTVLATASGTVTSTDMSKEVSITFTPDGEHPSLSKEIGLRLVKATGEVLYDNIRLIVGHDYDPSPADGEDLDAGGNVTLSWTNNPPEAPATETYVDILFSSVPDDPGSLTLEVDGEISTSTVVNAPAAGTYYWRIDSYPDGDPEGTPVSSKLYSFTIADTDGDGFPDDYESEHSGTGTGLNTGDDLDSDGLDNWQEYQYNTDPNVADTDGDNLTDGDEINGTAGNRPPTNPLEADTDDDGLSDGVESNSGTWGSSSDTGTDPTKPDTDEDGIIDGRETNTGVLVDRFNTGTDPHVADTDGDSVGDYYEVNASFTNPFDSTDRPIFNYPLSDPDATSDAISDGPVKVYIMAGQSNMVGIGYTNGINAPGSLDNITKFAHRFPNLVDASNNYTVRNDVYYRGVVTSIGDGPLTEGIQENNRVGVELGFGHIMGEYHDEPVLLLKASQGNRSLGWDFLPPGSTQYTIDGTTYAGYGESPQSWDVATPDPQKTWYAGKQYDECFRNEADMGRLESWEDNFDYTIEDRNKAGELLGYKGGYILKHNGEMYVSTLEDVHISDPSTEPGVGENWQANWEVFEIENAYDVLADFENQYQHIWGNRGYEIAGFVWWQGHKDGGEKGTDSSNPEVYATKYEENMSDLIDALRAEFNAPNAPFVVATVGFGGGGWAPGSSGDLIWNAQMAVGDPNQHPEYSGTVASVDTTPYWRGLDESPGSQGFHYNNNAETYTLVGDAMGRAMVNLLETDTPPFPNPMTFQIEPSAVDANTVGMVATAAEATTLSGEVEYYFEETSGNSEGNDSGWQSSTSYTDYGLTSGLTYSYRVKSRDTSNGLESEWSDAVAVTAQIDEAAPNPDPMSFETLPTTLGENSITMTATTALDINGPVEYFFECTNDAGQSSSWQTSATYTPTNLSDSTQYTFTVKARDSQGNETAASGSESATTDSPDTTPPDPDPMSFASQPTALGENSITMTATTAMDDSQVQYYFECTNEAEFSSGWQDDTTYVATGLTPGTEYTFRVRAQDKSPAQNTTANSEAASATTDAPDETAPTVNTFDPSDGSNGIPIDSDLVITFDEEVTIGTGLITIKNLTDGSQSTIDVADGSQISLNGSVLTINPTSNLLQSKDYAIQIAATVIDDLVDNSFAGISDDTTWNFTTEDPPPDGLVFSDDFETPAVAPGYNTANTSKQINSTKWVRSSEGYGGDRSGIVNEAENEPAFFTDPTGEQAWAGRYSSNTGVTTAYQQIGTLATGQTITVTFDAVIDGENGGSDIDAYLVVFDGDESTRRDQVQSAMNGTFGSLKRYTDTAGASYANFSFSYTVGDPVHDNNGDVGTGDGTTAWDTSLLGKDIALRFKHTDDAIIDNVEITITTNDSDTTPPTTSTLSPTDGATNVPIGANLVVTFDEDVAVASGLITLKNLTDSTASTIDIIDGTQISISGPTVTINPTSNLLKGKDYAVQIAGTAIEDTSGNAFAGISDDSTWSFRTVAPDFSEWISGYNVGNQNGPDQDADGDGLSNAAENYFGTDPSTYSAGLSAAQFNSGSEASFEFQHPMNNSPANDLTATYMWTSDLRNAFLSDGVEDDSGTTVTFDQGTPAGGVVNVTANITGTQTKQIFVTVDVSQDP, via the coding sequence ATGAAAAATAAACTGCGCCTACGCGCTCTTACCCCCTGCAAGCTCGGCTTGATCCTCGCGCTTGCCTCACAATCTACATTGAGCGCCGAAGTCGTATTCTCTGAAAGCTTCGAAAGTCCGGTGGTCGACGGCTTTGACGACAAAACCGTCCCTGGGAACGGGAACTGGGTCGGCGCAACCGATGGACACGGCTCCACGAATCGCGGGCTCTACAACGAGTCTGTCGAATGGCCCAACACACCGCCCTTCACCACACCTTACGGCGATCAAGCTTATTATTTGAATTACACAAACTCGGCTCTGACTACGGCTCAAGGTGCAATTTCCGAGGTGCTTACTGCAGACACAAGCTACACGGTGACTTTCAATGCAGCGGTTGTGGAGGGAGATACTTCAGGCAATTACACTTACCGACTCGAACTGGTTGCCTTCGACGCTGAACACGACGATACCGAACGTGAAAAGGTCAACAGTGGTAATGGTGTCGGCACTGTCCTCGCGACCGCAAGCGGAACTGTAACGTCAACCGATATGTCGAAGGAAGTTTCGATCACATTCACCCCCGACGGCGAACACCCTTCACTGAGTAAGGAAATTGGCCTGCGACTCGTCAAAGCGACCGGTGAAGTACTCTATGACAATATTCGCCTGATCGTCGGTCACGATTACGATCCCAGTCCCGCTGACGGTGAGGACCTCGACGCCGGCGGGAACGTTACGCTCAGTTGGACAAATAACCCACCTGAGGCTCCGGCCACCGAGACTTACGTCGACATCCTGTTCAGCAGCGTCCCGGACGACCCGGGATCGCTGACCCTGGAAGTTGACGGCGAAATCAGTACTTCCACCGTGGTCAACGCCCCCGCTGCCGGCACTTACTATTGGCGCATCGATTCATATCCGGATGGCGACCCCGAAGGCACGCCAGTCTCCAGCAAATTATATTCCTTCACCATCGCCGACACGGACGGCGACGGCTTTCCGGATGACTATGAAAGTGAACATTCCGGCACAGGCACTGGTCTAAATACTGGAGATGACCTGGATAGTGACGGCTTGGACAACTGGCAGGAGTATCAGTACAACACTGATCCCAATGTTGCGGATACCGATGGTGATAACTTGACTGATGGCGATGAAATCAACGGAACCGCTGGTAATCGACCGCCCACAAATCCGCTCGAAGCCGATACCGACGATGACGGTCTAAGTGACGGAGTGGAGAGCAATAGCGGGACTTGGGGCAGCTCCTCGGACACCGGCACCGACCCGACCAAACCGGACACGGACGAAGACGGCATCATTGATGGCCGCGAGACCAACACAGGAGTCCTAGTCGACCGCTTCAACACCGGCACTGACCCACATGTTGCAGATACCGACGGCGACTCGGTCGGCGACTACTACGAAGTCAATGCCAGCTTCACCAACCCTTTCGACAGCACGGATCGCCCCATATTCAACTATCCGCTCTCAGATCCGGACGCCACCTCCGATGCCATCTCCGACGGGCCGGTCAAGGTCTACATCATGGCCGGCCAGTCCAATATGGTGGGCATCGGCTACACGAACGGAATTAACGCGCCCGGTTCGCTCGACAATATCACCAAGTTTGCCCACCGCTTTCCAAACCTAGTCGACGCCTCCAACAACTATACTGTCCGAAACGATGTTTACTACCGGGGTGTCGTAACTTCCATCGGCGATGGGCCGCTCACCGAAGGGATTCAAGAAAATAACCGTGTGGGTGTCGAGTTGGGCTTCGGCCACATCATGGGAGAGTATCACGACGAACCCGTGTTACTGCTCAAAGCCTCACAAGGTAACCGCAGTCTGGGTTGGGATTTCCTCCCACCGGGGAGCACCCAATACACGATTGATGGCACCACATATGCAGGCTACGGTGAATCCCCACAGAGTTGGGACGTTGCTACACCGGATCCCCAAAAGACCTGGTATGCGGGCAAGCAGTACGACGAATGCTTCCGAAACGAAGCGGATATGGGACGCCTGGAATCCTGGGAGGATAACTTCGATTACACGATCGAGGATAGAAACAAAGCGGGCGAACTTCTTGGATACAAGGGTGGCTACATTCTCAAACATAATGGTGAGATGTATGTCAGCACATTGGAAGACGTGCATATCTCCGACCCAAGCACCGAACCGGGTGTGGGCGAGAACTGGCAAGCAAACTGGGAGGTTTTCGAAATCGAAAATGCCTACGACGTACTGGCCGACTTTGAGAACCAATATCAACATATCTGGGGTAACCGAGGCTATGAAATAGCCGGTTTCGTCTGGTGGCAGGGTCACAAGGACGGTGGCGAGAAGGGGACGGATTCGAGTAACCCCGAAGTTTACGCAACCAAGTATGAGGAGAACATGAGCGACTTAATCGACGCCCTACGCGCCGAATTCAATGCCCCTAACGCACCGTTCGTCGTTGCGACTGTGGGCTTTGGTGGCGGCGGTTGGGCCCCCGGCAGCAGTGGCGACCTCATCTGGAATGCCCAAATGGCCGTCGGTGACCCAAACCAGCATCCTGAGTATAGCGGCACCGTTGCATCGGTGGACACCACACCCTACTGGCGCGGGCTCGACGAGTCTCCCGGCTCGCAGGGCTTCCACTACAACAACAATGCCGAGACCTATACGCTGGTCGGCGACGCGATGGGTCGGGCAATGGTTAATTTGCTCGAGACCGATACGCCACCCTTCCCGAATCCGATGACCTTTCAGATTGAGCCATCAGCGGTCGATGCGAACACAGTGGGCATGGTGGCAACCGCAGCCGAAGCGACCACACTGAGTGGCGAAGTGGAGTATTATTTTGAGGAAACTTCCGGAAACTCAGAGGGAAATGACAGCGGTTGGCAAAGCAGCACGAGTTATACGGATTATGGCCTTACTAGCGGACTGACCTACAGCTACCGGGTCAAGTCACGTGATACTAGCAACGGATTAGAGAGTGAATGGTCAGACGCAGTCGCAGTCACCGCCCAAATCGACGAAGCTGCACCGAATCCGGATCCGATGAGCTTCGAAACACTTCCCACAACCCTGGGAGAAAACTCGATCACCATGACGGCAACCACCGCCTTGGATATCAACGGACCCGTCGAGTATTTCTTCGAGTGTACCAACGATGCTGGGCAGAGCAGTTCATGGCAGACGAGCGCGACCTACACACCCACGAACTTGAGCGACAGCACGCAGTACACCTTCACTGTGAAAGCCCGCGACAGCCAGGGGAACGAGACCGCTGCCTCCGGTTCCGAATCGGCGACCACCGACTCGCCGGACACGACCCCGCCGGACCCGGATCCGATGAGCTTCGCCTCCCAGCCAACTGCGCTGGGCGAAAATTCCATCACCATGACCGCCACGACGGCCATGGACGACAGCCAGGTACAGTACTACTTCGAATGTACCAACGAAGCGGAATTCAGCAGTGGCTGGCAGGATGATACGACCTACGTCGCCACCGGCCTGACTCCGGGCACAGAGTACACCTTCAGGGTCCGCGCGCAGGACAAAAGCCCCGCGCAAAATACCACCGCAAATTCCGAGGCCGCTTCGGCCACGACGGATGCACCGGATGAGACCGCGCCGACTGTTAATACGTTCGATCCGTCAGATGGATCCAACGGCATTCCGATTGACTCCGATTTAGTGATCACCTTCGACGAAGAAGTCACCATCGGCACTGGGCTGATAACCATCAAAAACCTCACCGATGGATCTCAATCCACGATTGATGTAGCGGACGGCTCCCAGATTTCGTTGAACGGCAGCGTACTGACAATCAATCCGACTTCCAATCTACTTCAAAGTAAGGATTACGCCATCCAGATTGCGGCGACTGTGATCGATGATCTGGTCGATAACAGCTTTGCAGGCATATCGGATGACACGACATGGAATTTCACCACGGAGGATCCGCCCCCCGACGGCTTGGTTTTCTCTGATGATTTTGAAACCCCCGCGGTTGCTCCTGGCTACAACACGGCCAATACCAGCAAACAAATAAATAGCACGAAATGGGTTCGGTCCAGTGAAGGCTACGGCGGCGACCGGAGCGGTATTGTGAATGAGGCTGAAAATGAGCCTGCGTTCTTTACCGACCCAACCGGCGAGCAAGCCTGGGCCGGACGTTACAGCTCCAACACCGGGGTCACCACCGCCTATCAACAGATTGGAACCCTCGCCACGGGCCAAACCATCACCGTGACCTTTGACGCCGTCATCGACGGAGAAAATGGCGGATCGGACATCGATGCTTATCTCGTTGTTTTTGATGGGGATGAAAGCACTCGTCGCGACCAAGTTCAGAGTGCCATGAACGGAACCTTCGGTTCGCTAAAGAGATATACCGACACAGCCGGAGCCAGCTACGCCAACTTCAGCTTCAGCTACACCGTGGGTGATCCTGTCCATGATAATAATGGAGACGTTGGCACAGGAGATGGAACCACGGCCTGGGACACTTCTTTACTCGGCAAAGATATCGCCCTGCGCTTCAAACACACGGATGATGCCATTATCGATAATGTGGAGATCACCATTACAACGAACGATAGCGATACCACGCCACCGACGACCTCGACCCTGAGCCCAACCGACGGAGCAACAAATGTCCCCATCGGGGCCAACCTTGTCGTAACCTTCGATGAAGATGTTGCGGTAGCGAGTGGCCTGATCACGCTCAAGAACCTGACCGATTCCACAGCAAGCACGATCGACATTATCGACGGCACCCAAATCTCGATCTCCGGGCCCACCGTCACCATCAATCCGACGAGTAACCTTTTGAAAGGGAAAGACTACGCCGTCCAAATCGCAGGCACCGCCATCGAGGATACTTCCGGGAACGCCTTTGCCGGGATCAGTGATGACAGCACCTGGAGCTTCCGCACGGTCGCACCCGACTTCTCCGAGTGGATTTCGGGCTACAATGTCGGCAACCAAAATGGTCCGGATCAGGATGCGGATGGAGACGGGCTTTCCAATGCGGCCGAGAACTATTTCGGCACCGATCCGAGCACCTACAGTGCCGGCCTGTCCGCGGCGCAATTCAATAGCGGCAGCGAGGCCTCCTTCGAGTTCCAGCATCCGATGAACAACAGCCCGGCCAACGATTTGACGGCGACTTACATGTGGACATCGGATCTCCGTAACGCATTCCTAAGTGACGGAGTCGAAGATGACAGCGGAACGACCGTCACATTTGATCAAGGAACGCCTGCCGGTGGTGTCGTCAACGTGACCGCCAACATTACGGGAACGCAAACGAAGCAAATCTTCGTCACTGTTGATGTCAGCCAGGATCCGTAA